The following proteins are co-located in the Macadamia integrifolia cultivar HAES 741 chromosome 3, SCU_Mint_v3, whole genome shotgun sequence genome:
- the LOC122073265 gene encoding protein PTST homolog 3, chloroplastic isoform X5 has product MATPCCLSSFSAYIPIKHYVFHRFQSLRLHEPLLELQTRRSPSSFPDKSLVFASSAKKPRVRKKVKSNAELCNDIREFISMVGLPQGHVPSVKELSQHGRQDLANIVRRRGYKLIKEILMNTPNVESNMAVSSYENRNGTDLYEIESTGLYEKVNELAEGVPLLEGQDEDENYVPALKSAIQSWGSGESSTGSLLQEKAANFVQNGELDTMESAIGLYRKHDILGSIRGSQLTTLYGKHDVSVEDMELLTESQMGHGILSKSTTDEGKTCNMENKMDVQSTASIEESSTKKDTGSSVTSVSNQSTLKSKQATPPTAETDLHGSDLLPTEGLKDTGLDVEACQSENEVEINGLKGSLHRKELELAQLKEQIEKEQGALSILQTKAETEMNKAQNLISAKDVELQAAEESLSGLKEVQVEYWTNGDNVEVAGSFNGWDHRIKMDLHISSSAINSLESR; this is encoded by the exons ATGGCTACTCCGTGTTGCCTGTCAAGCTTCTCCGCTTACATTCCCATTAAGCATTACGTTTTTCATCGTTTTCAATCGCTCCGATTACACGAACCACTTCTTGAATTGCAAACCCGTCGATCCCCGTCTTCTTTCCCGGACAAATCACTTGTTTTTGCTTCTTCTGCCAAGAAACCTAG GGTAAGAAAGAAGGTGAAGAGCAATGCAGAACTCTGCAATGATATTCGGGAGTTCATTTCCATGGTTGGACTTCCCCAAGGTCACGTGCCATCCGTGAAGGAGCTTTCGCAGCATGGAAG ACAAGACCTTGCAAACATTGTCAGACGGAGAGGGTATAAGCTAATTAAAGAAATTCTCATGAACACACCAAATGTAGAATCCAATATGGCCGTCAGTTCATATGAAAATCGGAATGGTACTGATCTATATGAAATTGAATCAACAG GTCTGTATGAAAAAGTAAATGAGCTGGCTGAAGGTGTGCCACTTTTGGAAGGTCaggatgaagatgaaaattaTGTACCAGCCCTCAAATCTGCTATACAAAGTTGGGGATCTGGAGAATCTTCAACAGGATCATTGTTACAGGAAAAGGCAGCAAACTTTGTCCAAAATGGAGAGTTGGATACAATGGAAA GTGCAATAGGCTTGTACAGAAAACATGATATCTTGGGTTCCATCCGAGGCTCCCAGCTTACAACCTTGTACGGAAAACATGATGTCTCGG TTGAAGATATGGAGCTGCTTACTGAGTCTCAGATGGGACACGGCATCTTGAGCAAGAGCACTACTGATGAAGGAAAAACATGTAACATGGAAAACAAAATGGATGTTCAATCAACTGCTTCAATCGAGGAAAGTTCAACTAAAAAGGACACTGGAAGTAGTGTCACATCAGTATCGAATCAAAGCACCTTGAAATCCAAGCAGGCTACTCCTCCCACAGCAGAAACAGACCTACATGG GAGTGACCTTTTGCCAACTGAAGGGCTGAAAGATACAGGCTTGGATGTTGAG GCATGTCAAAGTGAAAATGAAGTTGAAATCAACGGCTTGAAAGGATCGCTG CATCGGAAGGAGTTGGAATTGGCTCAATTGAAAGAACAGATTGAGAAGGAACAG GGTGCCTTGTCCATTTTGCAGACTAAGGCAGAAACAGAGATGAACAAAGCTCAAAACCTTATTTCAGCAAAAGATGTAGAGTTACAAGCTGCCGAGGAAAGCTTATCGGGTCTGAAAGAG GTTCAGGTTGAGTACTGGACGAATGGAGACAATGTGGAGGTGGCAGGCAGCTTCAATGGATGGGATCATCGAATTAA